From one Pirellulales bacterium genomic stretch:
- a CDS encoding MauE/DoxX family redox-associated membrane protein — protein sequence MHFSPRPRLPTFRTARTAAALVLLVAAVLKARHIEFSPITTHGIWTRPVQMGLVEYELGLAVRLFLGVFARPLRWLTAATFTAFAAYSLALWAGGAKTCRCFGAAEVHPSVSFALDSLLMLAVLFGTTKPQKGDGPATTANFLSSFASQFRLLGATAGCAAAIFFPAHAAAWPSLARMTGYPLIVERPLQVVAVPKADEESVAEFTVRNATQQAITILGAQTSCGCAQIDQLPMIVEPHSRTLLRFRVAPTGSGQTVTHEARLFIDRPSPRIMLRAVVRAM from the coding sequence ATGCATTTTTCGCCACGGCCTCGGTTGCCTACGTTTCGCACCGCCAGAACGGCGGCTGCGCTCGTGCTATTGGTCGCCGCCGTCTTGAAGGCGCGGCACATCGAGTTTTCGCCGATCACCACGCACGGCATCTGGACGCGGCCCGTGCAGATGGGCCTGGTCGAATACGAGCTGGGGCTGGCCGTTCGGCTTTTTCTGGGCGTCTTTGCGCGTCCGCTTCGCTGGTTGACGGCGGCGACCTTCACGGCCTTCGCCGCCTACTCGCTAGCTCTCTGGGCCGGCGGCGCGAAAACGTGCCGTTGTTTTGGCGCGGCAGAAGTCCATCCGTCAGTGTCGTTCGCCCTGGATTCGTTGCTGATGCTTGCCGTATTGTTCGGCACAACCAAGCCGCAGAAGGGCGACGGCCCCGCGACGACAGCGAACTTCTTGTCGTCGTTCGCCAGCCAATTTAGGCTCCTGGGAGCGACCGCGGGCTGCGCTGCGGCGATTTTCTTTCCCGCCCACGCGGCTGCCTGGCCGTCGCTGGCCCGCATGACCGGTTACCCGTTAATCGTTGAGCGACCGCTGCAGGTCGTCGCGGTACCAAAGGCTGATGAGGAATCGGTTGCGGAGTTCACAGTACGAAACGCCACCCAGCAGGCGATAACGATCCTCGGCGCGCAAACGAGCTGCGGCTGTGCCCAAATCGACCAGCTTCCGATGATCGTTGAACCACATAGTCGAACGTTGCTCCGATTTCGCGTGGCCCCGACTGGCTCGGGGCAAACAGTCACACATGAAGCGCGATTGTTTATTGACAGACCATCACCGCGAATCATGCTGCGCGCCGTCGTGCGCGCAATGG